One segment of Sinorhizobium sp. BG8 DNA contains the following:
- a CDS encoding RNA methyltransferase, giving the protein MAGTNSERELIAEGPAIILVHPQLGENIGMVARAMANFGLAELRLVNPRDGWPSEKAISAASKADHVINAARVFASLEEAVADLNFVYATTARDRYGYKEVRSPVYAAETLRTRFRAGETTGILFGRERTGLTNEEIALADELVTFPVNPAFASLNLAQAVLLMSYEWMKTGVTSPNATAFQALPQRPAEKNELQGLFDHVEEALDSRGYFRPAAKKPKLIENLRSALTRPSFTGSEIQVLRGIISCLDRFTRESPRGAGAPAVNRTRNRRPKVARDEQ; this is encoded by the coding sequence GGAAAACATCGGCATGGTGGCGCGCGCCATGGCGAACTTCGGGCTGGCCGAGCTCAGGCTCGTCAATCCCCGCGATGGCTGGCCGAGCGAAAAGGCAATCTCGGCGGCCAGCAAGGCGGACCACGTCATCAACGCGGCCCGCGTGTTCGCCTCCCTGGAGGAGGCGGTTGCCGACCTCAACTTCGTCTATGCAACGACCGCGCGCGACCGCTACGGCTATAAGGAAGTGCGCTCGCCGGTCTATGCGGCCGAAACGCTGCGCACGCGCTTTCGGGCGGGCGAGACGACGGGCATTCTTTTCGGGCGCGAGCGCACCGGTCTTACCAACGAGGAAATCGCCCTTGCCGACGAACTCGTGACCTTTCCGGTGAATCCGGCCTTCGCCTCGCTCAATCTCGCGCAGGCCGTTCTGCTCATGAGCTACGAATGGATGAAGACGGGCGTGACGTCGCCGAACGCCACCGCCTTCCAGGCCTTGCCGCAACGGCCGGCCGAGAAGAACGAACTCCAAGGCTTGTTCGATCATGTGGAGGAGGCGCTCGATTCACGAGGCTACTTCCGCCCCGCCGCCAAAAAGCCGAAATTGATCGAAAACCTTCGCTCCGCACTTACCCGCCCCTCCTTCACCGGTTCGGAAATCCAGGTCTTGCGCGGCATCATTTCCTGTCTTGATCGTTTCACGCGCGAATCCCCTCGCGGCGCCGGCGCACCTGCCGTCAACCGCACGCGCAACCGACGGCCGAAGGTCGCCCGTGACGAACAGTAA